The following are encoded together in the Streptomyces sp. NBC_01465 genome:
- a CDS encoding YhjD/YihY/BrkB family envelope integrity protein, producing the protein MPQDQADAGERPPLYARLRDAVRELELMARSMGFAALGFLTLVPLLIVVSAADPGHGRGFAEWLGDALGVSHAARVRIDQIFAVPGQVLRTTTAFGFAALAVFGLSFGSSVQTFYEKIWELDPGRWYGRWRHVLWLAVLIGAIFVSATTTVWRRSWGGELAGAVTATVFFWWSQRLLLGGRIAWRALLPGAVATVLGLLGLRVFSRLVFSPLIASSAVTYGPFGTVLVLQSWLVGVGVVVLGGALAGKLLHDEVM; encoded by the coding sequence ATGCCTCAGGATCAGGCCGATGCCGGGGAACGCCCGCCGCTGTACGCGCGGCTGCGGGACGCCGTACGCGAACTGGAGCTGATGGCGCGGTCCATGGGGTTCGCCGCGCTCGGATTCCTCACGCTGGTGCCGCTGCTGATCGTCGTCTCGGCGGCCGACCCCGGGCACGGGCGCGGGTTCGCCGAGTGGCTCGGGGACGCGCTCGGGGTGTCGCACGCGGCCCGGGTGCGGATCGACCAGATCTTCGCCGTACCGGGCCAAGTGCTGCGGACCACCACGGCGTTCGGGTTCGCCGCGCTCGCGGTCTTCGGGCTGAGCTTCGGCTCCTCGGTCCAGACGTTCTACGAGAAGATCTGGGAGCTGGATCCGGGGCGCTGGTACGGCAGATGGCGCCATGTGCTCTGGCTCGCCGTGCTGATCGGCGCCATCTTCGTCTCCGCCACCACCACGGTGTGGCGCCGGAGCTGGGGCGGTGAGCTGGCCGGTGCGGTCACCGCGACGGTCTTCTTCTGGTGGTCGCAACGGCTGCTGCTCGGCGGGCGGATCGCGTGGAGAGCCCTGCTGCCGGGGGCGGTTGCCACGGTGCTCGGCCTGCTGGGGCTGCGGGTCTTCTCCCGGCTGGTCTTCTCGCCCCTGATCGCCTCCAGTGCCGTCACCTACGGGCCGTTCGGCACGGTCCTGGTCCTGCAGTCCTGGCTGGTCGGTGTGGGCGTGGTGGTGCTCGGTGGAGCACTGGCCGGGAAGCTGCTGCACGACGAGGTGATGTGA
- a CDS encoding cytochrome P450, with protein sequence MTHPTPAHGAGCPAVPLSGDRFHTDPLGLYRDMRRDRGPVVPVELPGSIPAWLVIGYRELHQVASDGELFPRDVSLWNQWGNVPDDWPLLPMVGRPAPSIYFTAGTEHRRHAAMVGPALEEVDPFELRRHSEELADRLIDAFCDRGTADLVAEFSMLLPVLVLARLVGFPDADGAQIAKVINELADGGPGAQQAQISFAEHMFKLVAAKHAEPGDDVTSRMIADPAPFTDEEYALDLMAITAAGHLPTADWIGNSIRLMLTDDRFAAALSGGRHSVAEAMNEVLWEDAPTQILAGRWAVRDTTLGGQSVRAGDMLLLGLAAANADPLIRQDLSPRGSGQSGNSAHLSFGHGEYRCPFPAQEIAEILARTGIEVLLDRLPDIDLTVPADALVRRPSSFLRGMTSLPVSFTPVRTTGGHL encoded by the coding sequence ATGACGCACCCCACGCCCGCGCACGGCGCAGGCTGCCCCGCCGTCCCGCTCAGCGGCGACCGCTTCCACACCGACCCGCTCGGCCTCTACCGCGACATGCGCCGCGACCGGGGCCCGGTCGTTCCGGTCGAACTGCCCGGCTCCATCCCCGCGTGGCTCGTCATCGGCTACCGGGAACTGCACCAGGTCGCCAGCGACGGCGAGTTGTTCCCGCGCGACGTGAGCCTGTGGAACCAATGGGGCAACGTCCCCGACGACTGGCCGCTGCTGCCCATGGTCGGCCGGCCCGCACCGTCCATCTACTTCACCGCCGGCACCGAGCACCGGCGGCACGCCGCCATGGTCGGCCCCGCCCTGGAGGAGGTCGACCCCTTCGAACTCCGCCGCCACAGCGAGGAACTGGCCGACCGTCTCATCGACGCCTTCTGCGACCGCGGCACCGCCGACCTGGTCGCGGAGTTCTCGATGCTGCTGCCCGTCCTCGTCCTGGCCCGCCTCGTCGGCTTCCCCGACGCGGACGGCGCACAGATCGCGAAGGTCATCAACGAGCTCGCCGACGGCGGCCCGGGCGCCCAGCAGGCGCAGATCAGCTTCGCCGAGCACATGTTCAAGCTCGTCGCGGCCAAGCACGCCGAGCCCGGCGACGACGTGACCTCCCGGATGATCGCCGACCCCGCGCCGTTCACCGACGAGGAGTACGCCCTCGACCTGATGGCGATCACGGCGGCGGGCCACCTCCCGACCGCCGACTGGATCGGCAACTCGATCCGCCTGATGCTCACCGACGACCGCTTCGCCGCAGCCCTCTCCGGCGGCCGCCACAGCGTCGCCGAGGCGATGAACGAGGTCCTCTGGGAGGACGCGCCCACCCAGATCCTCGCCGGGCGCTGGGCCGTCCGCGACACCACGCTGGGCGGACAGTCCGTGCGCGCGGGCGACATGCTGCTCCTCGGCCTGGCCGCGGCCAACGCCGACCCGCTGATCCGCCAGGACCTCTCGCCCCGTGGCTCGGGACAGAGCGGCAACAGCGCCCATCTCTCCTTCGGGCACGGCGAGTACCGCTGTCCCTTCCCGGCCCAGGAGATCGCCGAGATCCTCGCCCGCACCGGGATCGAGGTCCTGCTCGACCGGCTGCCCGACATCGATCTCACGGTGCCCGCAGACGCGCTGGTCCGGCGGCCGTCCTCCTTCCTTCGGGGGATGACCTCGCTGCCGGTCAGCTTCACCCCCGTACGTACGACTGGAGGCCACCTGTGA
- a CDS encoding cytochrome P450 family protein, producing the protein MTCPHAAAAASALAIDPMVQDLDGETARLREAGALVTIELLGVPALAVTRHADARQLLTDQRLVKDLDAWTLWQTGAVTHAWPLIGMIDAGRSMFTVDGAEHRRLRTKTSQAITPRRLEAIRPDIEKFTHELLDALAEQAVDGAVDLKAVFAQPLPMRVVGHLMGVDEAQHPMLMKAYKAFFSMLTPHEERMAVLAELDVFYTELVREKTARPTDDLTSGLILAEEGGEPLTEEEVVGNLKAMVAAGHETTIGLILNVVRALLTHPDQLALVLSGEVSWETVIEESLRWDPSITHLLMRFATEDIPVGDDVIHKGEGVVISYRAIGRDTEQHGEDADSFDITRATPIRHMTFGHGPHICPGAALSRLEAAIALPALFERFPGLSLAVPAEEIRNLPVLTQNDKAAFPVLLNG; encoded by the coding sequence GTGACCTGCCCACACGCCGCTGCCGCTGCATCGGCTCTCGCCATCGACCCGATGGTCCAGGACCTGGACGGTGAGACGGCGCGGCTGCGCGAGGCCGGTGCGCTCGTCACGATCGAGCTGCTCGGCGTCCCGGCGCTGGCCGTCACCCGGCACGCCGACGCGCGCCAACTCCTCACCGACCAGCGCCTGGTGAAGGACCTGGACGCCTGGACCCTGTGGCAGACCGGCGCGGTCACGCACGCCTGGCCGCTGATCGGGATGATCGACGCGGGCCGCTCCATGTTCACCGTGGACGGCGCCGAGCACCGCAGGCTGCGGACCAAGACCTCCCAGGCGATCACCCCGCGCCGCCTCGAGGCGATACGCCCCGACATCGAGAAGTTCACGCACGAGCTGCTCGACGCGCTGGCGGAGCAGGCGGTCGACGGCGCGGTCGACCTCAAGGCGGTCTTCGCGCAGCCCCTGCCGATGCGGGTCGTCGGCCACCTGATGGGCGTGGACGAGGCGCAGCACCCCATGCTGATGAAGGCGTACAAGGCCTTCTTCTCGATGCTCACCCCGCACGAGGAGCGCATGGCGGTCCTTGCCGAACTGGACGTCTTCTACACCGAGTTGGTACGGGAGAAGACCGCCCGCCCCACCGACGACCTCACCAGCGGGCTGATCCTCGCCGAGGAGGGCGGCGAGCCGCTCACCGAGGAGGAGGTCGTCGGCAACCTCAAGGCGATGGTGGCGGCCGGGCACGAGACCACGATCGGCCTCATTCTCAATGTCGTACGCGCCCTGCTGACCCACCCCGACCAGCTGGCGCTGGTGCTCTCGGGCGAGGTCTCCTGGGAGACGGTGATCGAGGAGTCGCTGCGCTGGGACCCCTCCATCACGCACCTGCTGATGCGGTTCGCCACCGAGGACATCCCGGTCGGCGACGATGTCATCCACAAGGGCGAGGGCGTGGTGATCTCCTACCGGGCGATCGGCCGCGACACGGAGCAGCACGGCGAGGACGCCGACTCCTTCGACATCACCCGTGCCACCCCGATCCGCCACATGACGTTCGGGCACGGCCCGCACATCTGCCCCGGCGCCGCGCTCTCCCGGCTGGAGGCGGCCATCGCGCTGCCCGCGCTCTTCGAGCGTTTCCCCGGGCTGAGCCTGGCCGTTCCGGCGGAGGAGATCCGCAACCTGCCCGTTCTCACGCAGAACGACAAGGCGGCCTTCCCGGTCCTGCTCAACGGCTGA
- a CDS encoding class I SAM-dependent methyltransferase, translated as MSDDLDTQIAYWDAAATTKTFTHPLHLPWLEDLDRNAAVLDYGCGYGRALTALQEQGFADLTGVDTSPEMIAEARRRQPGAFFAVLDAPPALQAPDDSFDLVLLLAVLTCIPGDDAQHGLIREVARVLRPGGLLYVSDLLLQEDARSRERYERFAGPYGTYGVFETSDGAVCRHHPADHLTSLLDGFTVTGTRRPTVATMNGRTSAAGIQLLARKD; from the coding sequence ATGTCCGACGACCTCGACACCCAGATCGCGTACTGGGACGCCGCCGCCACGACGAAGACCTTCACGCATCCGCTGCATCTGCCGTGGCTGGAGGACCTGGACCGGAACGCCGCGGTCCTCGACTACGGCTGCGGATACGGCCGGGCCCTGACCGCGCTCCAGGAGCAGGGCTTCGCCGATCTCACCGGGGTCGACACCTCACCCGAGATGATCGCCGAGGCCCGCCGCCGACAGCCCGGCGCGTTCTTCGCCGTGCTGGACGCGCCGCCGGCGCTGCAAGCCCCGGACGACAGTTTTGACCTCGTGCTGCTCCTGGCCGTACTGACCTGCATCCCCGGCGACGACGCCCAGCACGGGCTGATCCGCGAGGTGGCCCGCGTCCTGCGGCCCGGCGGGCTGCTGTACGTCAGCGATCTGCTGCTCCAGGAGGACGCCCGCAGCCGGGAGCGCTACGAGCGGTTCGCCGGGCCCTACGGAACCTACGGCGTCTTCGAGACCAGCGACGGGGCGGTCTGCCGCCACCACCCCGCCGACCACCTCACCTCGCTGCTCGACGGATTCACCGTCACCGGAACCCGGCGCCCGACCGTGGCCACCATGAACGGCCGCACCTCGGCCGCCGGGATCCAGCTCCTCGCCCGTAAGGACTGA
- a CDS encoding MarR family winged helix-turn-helix transcriptional regulator gives MPEKPQQEAGDAVDVVAAQWRRERPDLGHLDAMALVGRISRANNLMQKGMKPVFAQFGLEFAEFDVLATLCRTGAPYELTAGGLLRSAMVTSGAITNRLDRLEKKGLIERIPHPGDRRAIKVRLTTEGFDLVNAAVEAHVANEARMLEGLTQTERTALDTGLRRLLVSLGDTELG, from the coding sequence GTGCCCGAGAAGCCCCAGCAGGAAGCCGGCGATGCCGTCGACGTGGTGGCCGCCCAGTGGCGCCGCGAGCGGCCCGATCTCGGCCATCTGGACGCGATGGCACTGGTCGGCCGCATCAGCCGGGCCAACAACCTGATGCAGAAGGGCATGAAGCCGGTCTTCGCCCAATTCGGCCTGGAGTTCGCGGAGTTCGACGTCCTGGCGACCCTGTGCCGCACCGGCGCCCCGTACGAACTGACCGCCGGCGGGCTGCTCCGCTCGGCCATGGTCACCTCGGGCGCGATCACCAACCGGCTCGACAGGCTGGAGAAGAAGGGCCTCATCGAGCGCATCCCGCACCCCGGCGACCGGCGGGCGATCAAGGTCAGGCTCACCACCGAGGGCTTCGACCTGGTGAACGCCGCCGTCGAGGCCCATGTGGCGAACGAGGCGCGGATGCTGGAGGGGCTGACGCAGACCGAGCGGACCGCCCTCGACACGGGGCTGCGCCGTCTGCTCGTATCGCTGGGCGACACCGAACTGGGCTGA
- a CDS encoding EamA family transporter, with protein sequence MSVVAPHRKTATATAAGPGAAPARGSAAVNAALAAIGPLTWGTTYVVTTQLLPPDRPLLLAMLRALPAGLVLVAFTRRLPSGSWWWKSAVLGMLNFGAFFPLVFLGAYRLPGGVASTIGAILPLLVAVLGAFVLKVRATRRTLGAGVVGVIGVGLLVLRGSAAIDPLGLGAMLLATSLMALAVLLGKRWGRPEGVPLLAMTGWQLTAGGLVLVPLALGVEGMPPALSGANIAGFAYLGLIGTALAYAMWFRGIERLPASSVSFLGLANPIMATLVGLVVLGQTLTLWQVGGLVLVLASVLLGQRAARS encoded by the coding sequence ATGTCCGTCGTCGCACCGCACCGGAAGACCGCCACCGCCACCGCAGCCGGACCCGGCGCAGCACCGGCCCGCGGCTCCGCCGCCGTGAACGCCGCGCTCGCCGCGATCGGCCCGCTCACCTGGGGCACCACGTACGTCGTCACCACCCAACTCCTGCCTCCGGACCGGCCGTTGCTGCTGGCGATGCTGAGGGCCCTGCCCGCCGGACTGGTGCTCGTCGCCTTCACGCGGCGGCTGCCGAGCGGATCGTGGTGGTGGAAGTCCGCCGTCCTCGGCATGCTCAACTTCGGCGCGTTCTTCCCGCTGGTCTTCCTCGGCGCGTACCGGCTGCCGGGCGGTGTGGCCAGCACGATCGGCGCGATCCTGCCGCTTCTGGTGGCGGTCCTGGGCGCCTTCGTCCTCAAGGTCCGCGCGACCCGGCGCACGCTGGGGGCCGGTGTGGTCGGAGTGATCGGGGTGGGACTGCTCGTCCTGCGCGGCTCGGCCGCGATCGACCCGCTCGGTCTTGGCGCGATGCTGCTCGCCACCTCCCTCATGGCGCTCGCCGTACTCCTCGGCAAGCGCTGGGGCCGGCCCGAGGGCGTACCGCTCCTCGCGATGACCGGCTGGCAGCTGACCGCGGGCGGCCTTGTTCTGGTGCCCCTCGCGCTCGGGGTCGAGGGGATGCCGCCCGCGCTGAGCGGCGCCAACATCGCCGGGTTCGCCTACCTCGGCCTGATCGGCACCGCCCTGGCGTACGCGATGTGGTTCCGCGGCATCGAGCGGCTGCCCGCGTCCTCGGTCTCCTTCCTCGGGCTTGCCAACCCGATCATGGCGACCCTGGTCGGTCTGGTGGTGCTCGGTCAGACGCTCACCCTCTGGCAGGTGGGCGGTCTGGTCCTGGTGCTGGCGAGTGTGCTGCTCGGACAGCGCGCGGCCCGGTCCTGA
- a CDS encoding ricin-type beta-trefoil lectin domain protein, which translates to MDFPHSARRLLLAALSALALATALAVPTGSTASATTAQAAAVTFSDTFDGPAGSAVDGSKWQIETGDNVNNHERQYYTSGNKNAALDGQGHLVITARQENPSNYQCWYGTCQYTSARLNTSGKFTSTYGHVEARMKIPRGQGMWPAFWMLGSDIGQVGWPNSGEIDVMENVGFEPSTVHGTIHGPGYSGSAGIGAGYTLPGGQAFADAFHTFAVDWAPNSITWTVDGTVYQRRTPADAGGNQWVFNKPFFLILNLAVGGYWPGDPNSSTTFPQQLVVDQVQVSTSDTTPPATAGTITGIGGKCVDVAAGSTANGTAVQLYDCNGTTAQKWTVGSDGTIRALGKCLDVASGGTADGSLVQLYDCNGTAAQKWTVTGAKDIVNPQANKCLDATGNSSANGTRLQLWTCGGGANQKWTVTGG; encoded by the coding sequence ATGGACTTTCCGCACTCCGCACGGCGCCTGCTCCTCGCAGCGCTCTCCGCTCTCGCCCTCGCGACGGCCCTTGCCGTCCCCACGGGCAGTACCGCATCGGCAACCACCGCCCAGGCCGCCGCAGTCACGTTCTCGGACACCTTCGACGGGCCGGCAGGGTCCGCGGTCGACGGATCCAAGTGGCAGATCGAGACCGGCGACAACGTCAACAACCACGAACGGCAGTACTACACGTCGGGCAACAAGAACGCCGCCCTCGACGGCCAGGGCCATCTGGTCATCACCGCCCGCCAGGAGAATCCGTCCAACTACCAGTGCTGGTACGGCACATGCCAGTACACCTCCGCCCGGCTGAACACCTCGGGCAAGTTCACCTCCACGTACGGGCACGTCGAGGCGCGGATGAAGATCCCGCGCGGCCAGGGCATGTGGCCCGCCTTCTGGATGCTCGGCAGCGACATCGGGCAGGTCGGCTGGCCCAACTCCGGCGAGATCGACGTCATGGAGAACGTCGGCTTCGAGCCCTCGACCGTCCACGGCACCATCCACGGGCCCGGCTACTCGGGCTCGGCGGGGATCGGCGCGGGCTATACGCTCCCCGGCGGCCAGGCCTTCGCCGACGCGTTCCACACCTTCGCCGTGGACTGGGCGCCCAACTCCATCACCTGGACCGTCGACGGAACCGTCTACCAGCGGCGCACCCCGGCCGATGCGGGCGGAAACCAGTGGGTGTTCAACAAGCCGTTCTTCCTTATCCTCAACCTCGCGGTCGGCGGCTACTGGCCGGGCGACCCCAACTCCAGCACCACCTTCCCGCAGCAGCTCGTCGTCGACCAGGTGCAGGTCAGCACCAGCGACACCACTCCGCCCGCCACGGCCGGCACCATCACCGGCATCGGCGGCAAGTGCGTGGACGTGGCCGCGGGGAGCACGGCGAACGGCACCGCGGTCCAGCTCTACGACTGCAACGGCACCACCGCCCAGAAGTGGACCGTCGGCTCCGACGGGACGATCCGCGCCCTGGGCAAGTGCCTGGACGTGGCGAGCGGCGGCACCGCCGACGGTTCCCTCGTCCAGCTCTACGACTGCAACGGCACGGCGGCCCAGAAGTGGACCGTCACCGGCGCGAAGGACATCGTCAACCCCCAGGCGAACAAGTGCCTGGACGCGACGGGCAATTCCTCCGCCAACGGCACCCGGCTCCAGCTGTGGACCTGCGGCGGAGGCGCCAACCAGAAATGGACCGTCACCGGCGGCTGA
- the qcrB gene encoding cytochrome bc1 complex cytochrome b subunit → MSTSPAKESSGERLADWADARLGTHTLGRKYLRKIFPDHWSFMLGEICLYSFIVLIITGVYLTLFFHPSMNEVVYHGSYAPLNGIRMSEAYASTLDISFEVRGGLLIRQIHHWSALIFIAGMFVHMMRHFFTGSFRKPREMNWLFGWLLLVIGIFEGLLGYSLPDDLLSGTGLRFVNSAILSTPVVGTYLSFFLFGGEYPGHEVIPRFYSIHVLLFPGLMAALVVVHLILVVYHKHTQFAGPGRTEKNVVGAPLMPVYVAKAGGFFFLVSGILTIISAIAAINPVWVYGPYRADQVSTGAQPDWYLGFAEGLIRTMPGWEINIWGHTLALGVLIPLGLFPLILAAIGAYPFIESWITGDKREHHLLDRPRNRPVRTALGTSWLSLYLIMLVGGGNDLWATHFHLSVNTITWAIRIGFFVVPPVVFVATKRICLGLQRRDRDLVLDGRETGIVKRLPHGEFVELHKPLSPAELHRLTAHEQPAPLELPPATDAHGVRSRVPRRERLRARLSRALYGEGTQVPKPTAEEVHGPVEQKELR, encoded by the coding sequence ATGTCCACGAGCCCGGCGAAGGAATCCTCCGGGGAACGGCTGGCCGACTGGGCCGACGCCCGACTCGGCACGCACACCCTCGGCAGGAAATACCTGCGCAAGATCTTCCCGGACCACTGGTCCTTCATGCTGGGCGAGATCTGTCTCTACAGCTTCATCGTGCTGATCATCACGGGCGTCTATCTGACGCTGTTCTTCCACCCGTCCATGAACGAGGTGGTCTACCACGGCAGTTACGCGCCCCTGAACGGCATCCGGATGTCCGAGGCGTACGCCTCCACGCTCGACATCAGCTTCGAGGTGCGCGGCGGTCTGCTGATCCGGCAGATCCACCACTGGTCCGCGCTGATCTTCATCGCCGGCATGTTCGTGCACATGATGCGGCACTTCTTCACGGGGTCGTTCCGCAAGCCGCGCGAGATGAACTGGCTGTTCGGCTGGCTGCTCCTGGTCATCGGGATCTTCGAGGGACTGCTCGGCTACTCGCTCCCCGACGACCTCCTCTCCGGCACCGGGCTGCGGTTCGTGAACAGCGCGATCCTGTCCACGCCCGTCGTCGGCACGTACCTGTCCTTCTTCCTCTTCGGCGGCGAGTACCCGGGCCACGAGGTCATTCCGCGGTTCTACTCGATCCACGTCCTGCTCTTCCCCGGGCTGATGGCGGCGCTGGTCGTGGTCCATCTGATCCTCGTCGTCTACCACAAGCACACCCAGTTCGCCGGCCCCGGACGCACGGAGAAGAACGTCGTCGGCGCCCCGCTCATGCCGGTGTACGTGGCGAAGGCGGGCGGCTTCTTCTTCCTGGTCTCCGGGATCCTGACGATCATCTCCGCGATCGCCGCCATCAACCCGGTCTGGGTGTACGGCCCCTACCGCGCCGACCAGGTCTCCACGGGCGCCCAGCCCGACTGGTACCTGGGCTTCGCGGAGGGCCTGATCCGCACCATGCCCGGCTGGGAGATCAACATCTGGGGCCATACGCTCGCCCTCGGCGTCCTCATCCCGCTCGGGCTCTTCCCGCTGATCCTGGCCGCGATCGGTGCGTACCCCTTCATCGAGTCGTGGATCACCGGCGACAAGCGCGAGCACCATCTCCTGGACCGCCCGCGCAACAGGCCGGTCCGCACGGCGCTCGGCACCTCGTGGCTCTCGCTCTACCTGATCATGCTCGTCGGCGGCGGCAACGACCTGTGGGCGACGCACTTCCATCTGTCGGTCAACACCATCACCTGGGCGATCCGCATCGGGTTCTTCGTGGTCCCGCCCGTCGTCTTCGTCGCAACGAAGCGCATCTGCCTGGGACTTCAGCGCAGGGACCGCGACCTGGTGCTGGACGGCCGCGAGACCGGCATCGTGAAGAGGCTGCCGCACGGCGAGTTCGTGGAGCTCCACAAGCCCCTGTCCCCGGCGGAGTTGCACCGCCTGACCGCGCACGAGCAGCCCGCCCCGCTCGAACTGCCCCCGGCGACCGACGCCCATGGCGTACGGAGCCGGGTGCCACGCCGCGAGCGGCTGCGGGCCCGGCTCTCGCGTGCGCTGTACGGGGAGGGCACCCAGGTCCCGAAGCCGACCGCCGAGGAAGTCCACGGTCCTGTCGAGCAGAAGGAGCTCAGGTAG
- a CDS encoding hemerythrin domain-containing protein — protein sequence MADTQQGTPNASGTIDFTMMYVTHDAFRRDLDRLVAAAAAGRATGPQVREGWENFKRQLHLHHSVEDSELWPRMQAKAGKSPLALELLAEMEAEHARIDPLLAAIDRSLADGGRGLAERAAEARTVLVHHLEHEERDALPLIQQLLGPADWKAFAGKMREEQGIKGAAVYVPWIVDGIPAEGRQRFFGAMPPPVRVLNRLLWEPRYRKRELWGA from the coding sequence ATGGCCGACACACAGCAGGGCACTCCGAACGCTTCAGGAACCATCGACTTCACGATGATGTACGTCACCCACGACGCCTTCCGCCGCGATCTGGACCGCCTCGTCGCGGCCGCCGCGGCGGGCCGGGCGACCGGACCCCAGGTCCGCGAGGGCTGGGAGAACTTCAAGCGACAGCTCCACCTCCACCACAGCGTCGAGGACTCCGAACTGTGGCCGCGCATGCAGGCCAAGGCGGGCAAGAGTCCTCTCGCCCTCGAACTGCTGGCGGAGATGGAGGCCGAGCACGCCCGGATCGACCCGCTCCTCGCCGCGATCGACCGGTCGCTGGCCGACGGCGGGCGCGGCCTCGCCGAGCGGGCGGCGGAGGCGAGGACGGTCCTCGTGCATCACTTGGAGCACGAGGAACGGGACGCCCTCCCGCTGATTCAGCAGCTGCTCGGGCCCGCCGACTGGAAGGCCTTCGCGGGGAAGATGCGCGAGGAGCAGGGGATCAAGGGGGCCGCGGTGTACGTGCCGTGGATCGTCGACGGCATCCCCGCGGAGGGGCGGCAGCGGTTCTTCGGTGCGATGCCCCCGCCGGTCAGGGTCCTCAACCGGCTTCTCTGGGAGCCGCGTTACCGCAAGCGGGAGCTGTGGGGCGCATGA
- a CDS encoding cytochrome c oxidase assembly protein, protein MSAVNLPELTWGSFPSAWQWDVPAMLLVLVLGGLYGWGVVRLHRSGERWPVARTAVFALLGLGAIVVATMSALAVYDEVLFWPAAVQNILLDLIAPLGLALGDPLALACRALPDRVSGRVRRAMSGRLARVLAFPLVSSVLVLVSELCVYFTPYFETALRHGALHQLMYLQLLLVGSLFVLPVLTQEELLPRWCSHPVRAAMVFLDGLIDAVPGIVVMTGSTLIAGTWYTQHAPPWAQDVRADQQLGGGAMITIAELVGVPFLLVIFVQWVRAERSRTAALDRRLDAELVPAAPAAAAAPSSPEPDLQRPWWESDGGVIGDRIRRERP, encoded by the coding sequence ATGTCCGCTGTGAACCTGCCAGAGCTGACCTGGGGCAGCTTCCCGTCCGCCTGGCAGTGGGACGTTCCGGCGATGCTGCTGGTCCTCGTCCTGGGCGGTCTGTACGGCTGGGGCGTGGTGCGGCTGCACCGGAGCGGCGAGCGCTGGCCCGTCGCGCGTACGGCGGTCTTCGCGCTGCTCGGCCTGGGCGCGATCGTGGTCGCCACGATGTCGGCGCTCGCCGTCTACGACGAGGTGCTGTTCTGGCCGGCCGCGGTCCAGAACATCCTGCTCGACCTCATCGCCCCGCTCGGCCTGGCGCTCGGCGACCCGCTCGCCCTGGCCTGCCGTGCGCTGCCCGACCGGGTGTCGGGGCGGGTGCGGCGCGCGATGAGCGGCCGGCTCGCGCGGGTGCTGGCGTTTCCGCTGGTGAGCTCGGTGCTGGTGCTGGTCTCGGAGCTCTGCGTGTACTTCACCCCGTACTTCGAGACGGCGCTGCGCCACGGCGCGCTCCATCAGCTGATGTATCTGCAGCTGCTGCTGGTCGGCAGCCTCTTCGTCCTGCCGGTGCTCACCCAGGAGGAGCTGCTCCCCCGCTGGTGCAGTCATCCGGTGCGTGCGGCGATGGTCTTCCTCGACGGGCTGATCGACGCGGTCCCCGGCATCGTCGTGATGACCGGTTCGACCCTGATCGCGGGCACCTGGTACACGCAGCACGCGCCGCCGTGGGCGCAGGACGTGCGGGCCGACCAGCAGCTCGGCGGCGGCGCGATGATCACGATCGCGGAGCTGGTCGGGGTGCCGTTCCTGCTGGTGATCTTTGTGCAGTGGGTACGCGCCGAGCGGTCCAGGACGGCGGCGCTGGACCGCCGCCTGGACGCCGAACTCGTCCCCGCGGCCCCGGCCGCCGCGGCCGCGCCCTCCTCCCCCGAGCCCGATCTCCAGCGCCCGTGGTGGGAGAGCGACGGCGGCGTCATCGGCGACCGGATCCGGCGCGAACGCCCGTGA